The following coding sequences are from one Streptomyces dengpaensis window:
- a CDS encoding HNH endonuclease family protein, with protein sequence MRRRGGAAAAALVLFAVGAGVSGCTKGTTGSAGPEETAAGGAALAAVDSLTVKGRAPKTGYSRERFGSAWADTDSNRCGTRDDILKRDLKEVKFGDGKCKVVSGLLSPDPYGSKDVTFTRGRSLVDIDHIVALSDAWQKGAKYWDPSKRIALANDSLNLRAVGASANRSKGDGDTATWLPPNMAYRCTYVAAQVAVKKKYELWVTASEKAAMKKVLSGCPGQKLPSGGSPTRAPERFEAP encoded by the coding sequence CTGCGTCGGAGGGGTGGGGCGGCCGCGGCCGCGCTGGTGCTGTTCGCCGTCGGCGCCGGTGTCAGTGGCTGCACGAAGGGGACCACCGGTTCCGCGGGCCCGGAGGAGACGGCGGCCGGCGGCGCCGCCCTCGCCGCCGTGGACTCGCTGACCGTCAAGGGCCGCGCGCCCAAGACGGGCTACAGCCGGGAACGGTTCGGCTCGGCCTGGGCCGACACGGACTCGAACCGGTGTGGGACTCGCGACGACATCCTCAAGCGGGACCTGAAGGAGGTGAAGTTCGGCGACGGGAAGTGCAAGGTCGTTTCCGGGCTGCTTTCCCCGGACCCGTACGGCAGTAAGGACGTGACGTTCACGCGCGGGCGCAGCCTGGTGGACATCGATCACATCGTCGCGCTCTCGGACGCCTGGCAGAAGGGCGCCAAGTACTGGGACCCGAGCAAGCGGATAGCCCTGGCCAACGATTCGCTCAACCTCCGTGCCGTCGGCGCCAGCGCCAACCGCAGCAAGGGCGACGGCGACACGGCGACCTGGCTCCCGCCCAACATGGCGTACCGCTGTACGTATGTCGCCGCGCAGGTCGCCGTGAAGAAGAAGTACGAGCTGTGGGTCACCGCCTCCGAGAAGGCGGCCATGAAGAAGGTGCTCTCCGGCTGCCCCGGTCAGAAGCTTCCCTCGGGTGGTAGCCCGACGCGGGCGCCGGAGCGGTTCGAGGCGCCGTAG
- a CDS encoding GNAT family N-acetyltransferase yields MLLMVSSLAERPEMLGQVVRMANSWPEFLLHDPVGDTHYGRIATELPEYVLFAEDEQGHVVAHAYSVPFALAPTDESAGGVEVRGELPARGWDEVLCWAFADRRRGTSPDTVSAISIVVAPRAQGTGLSARMLSAMRDNARARGFDEVVAPVRPSAKHLEPRTPMEEYAFRERADGLPHDPWLRVHVRAGGVIEAVAPASMTVSASLEEWRGWTGLPFDTEGLVEVPGALVPVHCEPGRGYAVYVEPNVWVRHTL; encoded by the coding sequence ATGTTGCTGATGGTGTCGAGTCTCGCCGAGCGTCCCGAGATGCTGGGGCAGGTGGTCCGGATGGCCAACAGCTGGCCGGAGTTCCTGCTCCACGATCCGGTGGGGGACACGCACTACGGCCGGATCGCCACCGAGCTTCCGGAGTACGTGCTGTTCGCCGAGGACGAGCAAGGACATGTGGTCGCCCATGCGTACAGCGTGCCGTTCGCGCTCGCGCCCACGGATGAGAGCGCGGGCGGGGTCGAGGTCCGGGGTGAACTGCCCGCGCGGGGCTGGGACGAGGTGCTGTGCTGGGCGTTCGCCGACCGGCGCCGCGGGACATCGCCCGACACGGTGAGCGCCATCTCGATCGTCGTCGCCCCGCGCGCCCAGGGCACCGGCCTGTCGGCCCGGATGCTCTCCGCGATGCGGGACAACGCCAGGGCGCGCGGCTTCGACGAGGTTGTCGCCCCCGTCCGCCCCAGCGCCAAGCACCTGGAACCGCGCACGCCGATGGAGGAGTACGCCTTCCGGGAGCGCGCCGACGGGCTGCCGCACGACCCGTGGCTGCGCGTCCACGTCCGGGCGGGCGGCGTCATCGAGGCGGTGGCGCCGGCGTCCATGACGGTGTCCGCCTCGCTGGAGGAGTGGCGCGGCTGGACGGGGCTGCCCTTCGACACGGAGGGCCTTGTCGAGGTGCCCGGCGCGCTGGTGCCGGTGCACTGCGAACCGGGGCGCGGATACGCCGTATACGTCGAGCCCAATGTGTGGGTGCGGCACACCCTTTGA
- a CDS encoding N-6 DNA methylase — MQDNATEVTAAGIARLAGVGRAAVSNWRRRHADFPKPVGGTETSPSFALAEVETWLRDQGKLAEVPLRERVWQQLAGHPEGPVTALVHAGCALLLIHDRPTDWLELSAGSDERMAALLPAALDQVITPRFGAPRERAVNTPTGPQLLPSAPLLRGAAELAAELGARQTYEFLLGRYLDNNPRQYTLTPGDLAALMAELAGPAGTALDPACGTGALLRAVAPRPDQELYGQDSAPELAALSGLRLALQSKAAIRTAAGDTLRADAYPTFEADVVVCHPPFNERNWGHDELAYDARWEYGFPARTESELAWVQHALAHLKDGGTAVMLMPPAAASRRSGRRIRADLLRRGALRAVIALPVGAAPPYNIPLHVWVLRRPEKAPAQPELLLIDAGALDTDSRGGLDWQAVRTAVLDAWRPFERTGSAREEPGFSRAVPVIELLDDDVDLAPARHLPPSAAGGGSEQLASVRERLGDTLRLTGDLTPPEVQRAQPTRWPLITVGELARGGALLLRTGGHGAPARMPVLTDHDVLAGTEPSGTLPEGEEEAVLVETGDVVVPVLGGGSTARVVDENTAGAALGRNLTLLRPDPAALDPWFLAGFLRGTANNRQASSYASTATRLDVRRLQLPRLALDEQRRYGARFRALAEFEDALRRAGRLGEQLVRGMYDGLTDGTVAPD; from the coding sequence GTGCAGGACAACGCGACAGAGGTGACCGCTGCCGGGATCGCGCGGCTCGCTGGAGTCGGCCGCGCCGCCGTCAGCAACTGGCGCCGCCGCCACGCCGACTTCCCCAAGCCGGTCGGCGGCACCGAGACCAGTCCCTCCTTCGCGCTCGCCGAAGTAGAGACATGGCTGCGCGACCAGGGCAAACTCGCCGAGGTCCCGCTGCGCGAACGCGTCTGGCAGCAGCTCGCCGGACACCCCGAGGGCCCCGTCACCGCCCTCGTGCACGCCGGCTGCGCCCTTCTGCTCATCCACGACCGCCCCACCGACTGGCTGGAGTTGAGCGCGGGCTCCGACGAACGAATGGCCGCCCTGCTGCCCGCCGCGCTCGACCAGGTGATCACTCCCCGTTTCGGCGCGCCCCGCGAGCGCGCCGTGAACACCCCGACCGGCCCCCAACTCCTCCCCTCCGCCCCGCTCCTGCGCGGCGCCGCCGAGCTCGCCGCCGAGCTGGGCGCGCGGCAGACGTACGAGTTCCTGCTGGGGCGGTACCTCGACAACAACCCGCGCCAGTACACGCTCACCCCGGGCGACCTCGCCGCGCTGATGGCCGAACTCGCGGGACCGGCGGGCACGGCGCTCGATCCCGCGTGCGGTACCGGCGCGCTCCTGCGGGCGGTGGCGCCCAGGCCGGACCAGGAGCTGTACGGCCAGGACAGCGCGCCCGAACTGGCGGCCCTTTCCGGGCTGCGGCTCGCCCTCCAGAGCAAGGCCGCCATCCGCACCGCCGCCGGGGACACCCTGCGCGCCGACGCGTACCCCACGTTCGAAGCCGACGTCGTCGTGTGCCACCCGCCGTTCAACGAGCGCAACTGGGGCCACGACGAACTCGCCTACGACGCCCGCTGGGAGTACGGCTTCCCGGCCCGCACGGAGTCCGAGCTGGCGTGGGTGCAGCACGCTTTGGCCCACCTCAAGGACGGCGGCACCGCGGTCATGCTGATGCCCCCGGCCGCCGCCTCCCGCCGTTCCGGCCGGCGTATCCGCGCCGACCTGTTGCGCCGCGGTGCCCTGCGCGCCGTGATCGCCCTGCCGGTCGGCGCGGCGCCCCCGTACAACATCCCGCTGCACGTGTGGGTGCTGCGCCGTCCCGAGAAGGCGCCCGCGCAGCCGGAGTTGTTGCTCATCGACGCCGGTGCGCTCGACACCGACAGCCGGGGCGGCCTCGACTGGCAGGCCGTGCGCACCGCGGTCCTCGACGCCTGGCGGCCCTTCGAGCGCACCGGGAGCGCGCGGGAGGAGCCGGGGTTCAGCCGTGCCGTCCCCGTCATCGAACTCCTCGACGACGACGTCGATCTGGCCCCCGCCCGCCATCTGCCGCCGTCCGCCGCGGGGGGCGGCAGCGAGCAGCTCGCGAGCGTGCGCGAGCGGCTCGGCGACACGCTGCGCCTGACCGGCGACCTCACGCCTCCCGAGGTCCAGCGCGCGCAGCCCACGCGCTGGCCGCTGATCACCGTGGGTGAACTCGCGCGGGGAGGCGCACTGTTGCTCCGTACGGGCGGACATGGGGCCCCCGCGCGCATGCCGGTACTCACCGACCACGACGTGCTCGCCGGAACCGAGCCGTCCGGGACCCTCCCCGAAGGGGAGGAGGAAGCCGTCCTGGTCGAGACCGGCGATGTCGTCGTCCCCGTGCTCGGCGGCGGCTCCACCGCGCGCGTGGTCGACGAGAACACCGCGGGCGCCGCCCTGGGGCGCAACCTCACGCTCCTGCGCCCCGATCCCGCCGCCCTCGACCCGTGGTTCCTGGCCGGTTTCCTGCGCGGCACCGCCAACAACCGCCAGGCCAGCAGCTACGCGTCCACCGCCACCCGGCTGGACGTCCGCCGCCTGCAGTTGCCCCGGCTGGCGCTCGACGAGCAGCGCCGCTACGGCGCACGCTTCCGCGCGCTGGCGGAGTTCGAGGACGCGCTCCGGCGCGCGGGGCGGCTCGGCGAGCAGCTCGTGCGCGGGATGTACGACGGGCTGACGGACGGGACGGTCGCGCCGGACTGA
- a CDS encoding serine/threonine-protein kinase produces MSTLIGQGGMGQVWTAYDQRLDRRVAVKLLRPDKVAGQEADELRRRFVRECRVTAQVDHPGLVTVHDAGSEGEELFLVMQYVDGADLSDHLAEHDPYPWQWAVAVAAQLCAVLSAVHAVPIIHRDLKPRNVMVKQDGTVTVLDLGVASVMDTDTTRLTHTGSPIGSPAYMAPEQAMGGAVGPYTDLYALGVLLHELLSGDVPFSGSTALGVLHRHLYEPPLPVRRLRPEVPPALESLVLRLLSKDPQHRPASAQETYEQLLPLLPARGMPTGAPLDPTRPFLRPHAPWPDRARTPAPQPQAVPAVEKADVAGAVDEVKRLLGEGRITQAVDILGSILPAAAAEHGDHSPVVRTLRKQYAATLMDDGQYRRALPELRRLADERAAEAGQADPQSLRFRYDAAQCLEQLGEPAAALAEYRALLPYYENQYVAGDPEISLEVRRRIGHLLLALGDRGAAHDTLARLLHDVERLRGPGHPMATEIRRTLQWLGQVRG; encoded by the coding sequence CTGTCCACGCTGATCGGACAGGGCGGCATGGGCCAGGTCTGGACGGCCTACGACCAGCGCCTCGACCGGCGTGTCGCGGTCAAGCTGCTGCGCCCCGACAAGGTCGCGGGCCAGGAGGCCGATGAGCTGCGCCGCCGCTTCGTGCGCGAGTGCCGGGTCACCGCGCAGGTCGACCACCCCGGCCTGGTCACGGTCCATGACGCGGGCAGCGAGGGCGAGGAACTGTTCCTCGTCATGCAGTACGTCGACGGGGCCGACCTCTCCGACCACCTCGCCGAACACGACCCGTACCCATGGCAGTGGGCGGTCGCGGTCGCCGCGCAACTGTGCGCCGTACTGAGCGCCGTGCACGCCGTCCCGATCATCCACCGCGACCTGAAACCGCGGAACGTGATGGTCAAGCAGGACGGCACGGTCACCGTCCTCGACCTGGGCGTCGCCTCCGTGATGGATACCGACACCACGCGCCTGACCCACACCGGCTCCCCCATCGGCAGCCCCGCCTACATGGCTCCCGAGCAGGCGATGGGCGGCGCGGTCGGCCCGTACACCGACCTGTACGCACTGGGCGTACTGCTGCATGAACTGCTCAGCGGAGACGTGCCGTTCTCCGGCTCGACGGCGCTCGGCGTGCTGCACCGCCACCTCTACGAGCCGCCGCTCCCGGTGCGCCGACTGCGCCCCGAGGTGCCGCCCGCGCTGGAGAGCCTCGTCCTGCGGCTGCTCTCCAAGGATCCGCAGCACCGGCCCGCGTCCGCGCAGGAGACGTACGAGCAACTGCTCCCGCTGCTGCCGGCGCGCGGCATGCCCACGGGCGCACCCTTGGACCCCACGCGCCCCTTCCTGCGTCCGCACGCCCCGTGGCCGGACCGGGCGCGTACGCCGGCCCCCCAGCCGCAGGCCGTGCCCGCCGTGGAGAAGGCCGATGTCGCGGGCGCCGTCGACGAGGTCAAGCGACTGCTCGGCGAGGGGCGCATCACGCAGGCCGTCGACATCCTCGGTTCGATCCTCCCGGCGGCCGCCGCCGAGCACGGGGACCACTCGCCCGTTGTACGCACGCTGCGCAAGCAGTACGCGGCCACGCTCATGGACGACGGACAGTACCGGCGCGCGCTGCCCGAACTGCGCCGTCTCGCCGACGAACGCGCCGCCGAGGCCGGCCAGGCCGACCCGCAGTCCCTGCGCTTCCGCTACGACGCCGCCCAGTGCCTGGAGCAGCTCGGCGAACCCGCCGCGGCGCTCGCGGAGTACCGCGCGCTGCTGCCGTACTACGAGAACCAGTACGTCGCCGGAGACCCCGAGATCTCCCTCGAAGTCCGCCGCCGCATAGGCCACTTGCTGCTCGCCCTCGGCGACCGCGGCGCCGCCCATGACACGCTGGCCCGGCTGCTGCACGACGTGGAACGACTGCGCGGCCCCGGGCACCCGATGGCGACGGAGATCCGGCGGACGCTGCAATGGCTGGGACAGGTGCGGGGCTGA
- a CDS encoding SurA N-terminal domain-containing protein, with protein sequence MHRRRRTVLVLSAAIAAAAPLLTACGSQAHPGAAAVVGGQRITVEQLESRVNEVRAAQRAAMKDEAQYEQAIARTGGLTRDTLHGMVLDKVLDRAAKDAGVTVTRKDTQQMRTALEQQAGGAKALEAAWLQNYGVAPARLDDSLRTEIEAQKLAAALGANMNTTEGKATFWKALSTASRQLHVDLNPRYGAWDVQKSSRVDAKTPWLREITAAQTQQPA encoded by the coding sequence TTGCACCGCCGCCGTCGCACCGTGCTCGTCCTCTCCGCCGCGATCGCCGCCGCGGCTCCTCTCCTCACCGCGTGCGGCAGCCAGGCGCATCCAGGCGCCGCGGCCGTCGTCGGCGGTCAGCGGATCACCGTCGAGCAGCTGGAGAGCCGGGTGAACGAGGTGCGCGCGGCACAACGGGCCGCCATGAAGGACGAGGCCCAGTACGAGCAGGCCATCGCCAGGACCGGCGGTCTCACCCGCGACACCCTGCACGGCATGGTCCTCGACAAGGTCCTGGACCGGGCCGCGAAGGACGCGGGCGTGACCGTGACCCGCAAGGACACCCAGCAGATGCGGACGGCCCTCGAACAGCAGGCGGGCGGCGCGAAGGCGCTGGAAGCGGCCTGGCTGCAGAACTACGGGGTGGCGCCGGCCCGGCTCGACGACAGCCTCCGCACCGAGATCGAGGCCCAGAAGCTGGCCGCCGCGCTCGGCGCCAACATGAACACCACCGAGGGCAAGGCCACATTCTGGAAGGCGTTGTCCACCGCCTCCCGGCAGCTCCACGTCGACCTGAACCCGCGCTACGGCGCCTGGGACGTCCAGAAGAGCAGCCGCGTCGACGCGAAGACGCCGTGGCTGCGGGAGATCACCGCGGCGCAGACACAGCAGCCGGCGTAA
- a CDS encoding nucleoside triphosphate pyrophosphohydrolase yields MNATSSFDGDLNPTGTDGDPTAPGRIVLLTTSHRVAPGLLSWPAWQALRGADQVLCADGAHPQLPYLREAGITVDEASPTAQELVDACAGGRTLVVVATGEGEPRITDGLARLAGSGRIQMPDLELLPASYDLPGARLLDLVQVMDRIRAECPWSSQQTHKGLAKYGIEEAYELVEAIEEGDRDELREELGDVLLQVVFHARIAEEDEDAPFSIDDVAGGIVTKLIHRHPHVFGEETATTPEEVKEHWLRTKAEEKRRTSVTEGVPLGQPGLALAAKLASRVRAAGLEVALPAGESVGYELLAIAARAEAEGVDPEAALRAAARAYRDAIRMAEGAPEAVEEEETDEEMGEEMGEEY; encoded by the coding sequence GTGAACGCAACCAGCAGCTTCGACGGCGACCTCAACCCGACCGGCACCGACGGCGACCCGACCGCCCCCGGCCGTATCGTCCTGCTCACCACCAGCCACCGAGTGGCGCCCGGGCTGCTGTCCTGGCCCGCCTGGCAGGCGCTCCGCGGCGCCGACCAGGTCCTGTGCGCGGACGGCGCGCACCCGCAGCTGCCCTATCTGCGCGAGGCCGGCATCACCGTCGACGAGGCGTCCCCGACCGCCCAGGAGCTGGTCGATGCCTGCGCGGGCGGCCGCACGCTGGTCGTCGTCGCCACCGGCGAGGGTGAGCCGCGGATCACCGACGGCCTGGCCCGCCTGGCCGGCTCCGGCCGCATACAGATGCCGGACCTGGAGCTGCTCCCCGCTTCGTACGACCTGCCGGGCGCCCGCCTCCTCGACCTCGTCCAGGTCATGGACCGCATCCGCGCCGAGTGCCCCTGGTCGTCCCAGCAGACCCACAAGGGCCTGGCGAAGTACGGCATCGAGGAGGCGTACGAACTGGTCGAGGCGATCGAGGAGGGCGACCGGGACGAGCTGCGCGAGGAACTCGGCGACGTGCTGCTCCAGGTCGTCTTCCACGCCCGCATCGCCGAGGAGGACGAGGACGCCCCCTTCTCCATCGACGACGTGGCGGGCGGCATCGTCACCAAGCTGATCCACCGCCACCCGCACGTCTTCGGCGAAGAGACAGCCACCACCCCCGAGGAGGTCAAGGAGCACTGGCTGCGAACCAAGGCCGAGGAGAAGCGGCGGACGTCCGTCACGGAGGGCGTCCCGCTCGGTCAGCCGGGCCTCGCCCTGGCGGCGAAGCTGGCATCGCGGGTGCGTGCGGCGGGACTTGAGGTGGCTCTCCCGGCGGGCGAGAGCGTCGGGTACGAGCTCCTGGCGATAGCCGCGCGCGCCGAGGCCGAGGGCGTGGACCCGGAGGCGGCACTGCGGGCGGCGGCACGGGCGTACCGGGACGCGATCCGCATGGCGGAAGGCGCTCCGGAGGCGGTGGAGGAAGAGGAGACGGACGAGGAGATGGGCGAGGAGATGGGCGAGGAGTACTGA
- a CDS encoding globin domain-containing protein: MDPDILRSSFAVVERRAEFAVKYFYSHLFRHHPDVRGLFPLDFPEDMERQRDRLFAALTHVMERLEDPKLPGYLRELGRDHRKYLAQPDHYAAVGASLIAAFAVAAGSAWSAEAEKAWGEAYGAITNVMLQGAWESQHEGEPPWWDAEVTARTRYGDDLVVLTLRPHQRLRYSAGQYVSLNAPHLPGIWRPYSLANAPRVDHTVDLHISRVENGVLSTALVRETREGDVLRLGAPGGGLIMRTPREQPLTFIAAGTGWAPVKALLQQLDATREARLFLVARDTSYLYDRDAVERLQARLPRLAVTFITPAPGRPKAQATERLLTALGNRAGWTLHDVYLAGPPKLVEEISATLPALGTPPERIFHDVLPPTGQGHPRPLGTAEWLLNRPQPAWHNPSSRTPQT, from the coding sequence GTGGACCCCGACATACTCAGATCCAGCTTCGCGGTGGTCGAACGACGCGCCGAGTTCGCGGTCAAGTACTTCTATTCGCATCTGTTCCGCCACCACCCGGACGTCCGCGGGCTGTTCCCGTTGGACTTCCCGGAGGACATGGAGCGGCAGCGGGACAGACTGTTCGCGGCGCTCACCCATGTGATGGAGCGGCTGGAGGACCCGAAGCTGCCGGGGTATCTACGGGAACTGGGCCGGGACCACCGCAAGTATCTGGCGCAGCCGGACCACTACGCCGCCGTGGGCGCGAGTCTGATCGCCGCGTTCGCCGTCGCGGCGGGGTCGGCGTGGAGTGCGGAGGCCGAGAAGGCCTGGGGCGAGGCCTATGGGGCGATCACGAACGTCATGCTCCAGGGCGCGTGGGAGTCGCAGCACGAAGGCGAACCGCCCTGGTGGGACGCCGAGGTCACCGCCCGCACCCGGTACGGCGACGATCTCGTCGTCCTCACCCTGCGACCGCACCAGCGCCTGCGCTACTCCGCCGGCCAGTACGTCAGCCTCAACGCCCCCCACCTGCCGGGCATTTGGCGCCCCTACTCCCTGGCCAACGCACCCCGCGTCGACCACACCGTCGATCTGCACATCAGCCGCGTCGAGAACGGGGTGCTCTCCACCGCCCTCGTCCGGGAGACCCGGGAGGGCGACGTCCTGCGGCTGGGCGCGCCCGGCGGCGGACTGATCATGCGCACACCCAGGGAACAGCCCCTCACCTTCATCGCGGCCGGCACGGGATGGGCCCCCGTGAAGGCCCTGCTGCAGCAGCTCGACGCGACACGCGAGGCCCGGCTGTTCCTCGTCGCCCGCGACACGTCCTACCTGTACGACCGAGACGCCGTCGAACGGTTGCAGGCCCGGCTTCCCCGGCTCGCCGTCACCTTCATCACCCCCGCGCCCGGCCGCCCCAAGGCCCAGGCGACCGAACGGCTCCTGACCGCGCTGGGCAACCGTGCCGGCTGGACCCTGCACGACGTCTATCTGGCCGGTCCCCCCAAACTCGTCGAAGAGATCAGCGCGACCCTGCCCGCGCTCGGCACACCGCCCGAGCGGATCTTCCACGACGTCCTGCCGCCGACCGGACAGGGGCACCCCCGACCGCTGGGCACGGCGGAGTGGCTCCTCAACCGCCCCCAACCGGCCTGGCACAACCCGTCGAGCCGCACCCCGCAGACGTAA
- a CDS encoding cytochrome P450 family protein — protein sequence MNAPHIEPELFTWEFATDPYPAYAWLREHSPVHRTTLPSGVEAWLVTRYADAKQALADQRLSKNPVHHSEDAQGKSKTGIPGERSANLMTHLLNIDPPDHTRLRRLVSKAFTPRRVAEFAPRVQELTDHLIDQFAPTGSADLIHEFAFPLPIYAICDLLGVPSEDQDDFRDWAGMMIRHGRGPRGGVARSVKKMRGYLAELIHRKREALPERPSPGEDLISGLIRASDHGEHLTENEAAAMCFVLLFAGFETTINLIGNGTYALLRNPKQRLRLQKSIERGEHELLDTGIEELLRYDGPVELATWRYATESLDMGGQRIASGDPVLVVLAAADRDPARFEKPDTLDLSRRDNQHLGYGHGIHYCIGAPLARLEGRTALATLLRRLPDLRLAADPADLRWRGGLIMRGLRNLPVEFTAR from the coding sequence GTGAACGCCCCACATATCGAACCCGAACTCTTTACCTGGGAGTTCGCCACCGATCCGTACCCCGCCTACGCGTGGCTCCGCGAGCATTCCCCCGTACACCGCACCACCCTTCCCAGCGGTGTCGAGGCGTGGCTTGTGACCCGGTACGCGGACGCCAAGCAGGCGCTCGCCGACCAGCGGCTCTCCAAGAATCCCGTCCACCATTCCGAAGACGCCCAGGGCAAGAGCAAGACGGGCATCCCCGGCGAGCGCAGCGCCAACCTCATGACTCATCTGCTCAACATCGATCCGCCGGACCACACGCGGCTTCGCCGGCTGGTCTCCAAGGCGTTCACACCCCGCCGAGTAGCCGAATTCGCGCCCCGCGTCCAAGAGCTGACCGACCATCTCATCGACCAATTCGCGCCCACCGGAAGCGCCGACCTCATTCACGAGTTCGCGTTCCCCCTCCCCATCTACGCCATCTGTGACCTGCTCGGCGTCCCCAGCGAGGACCAGGACGACTTCCGGGACTGGGCAGGAATGATGATCCGCCACGGCAGAGGACCGAGAGGCGGCGTCGCCCGATCGGTCAAGAAGATGCGCGGGTATCTCGCGGAGCTGATCCACCGCAAGCGGGAGGCCCTCCCGGAGAGGCCCAGCCCCGGCGAAGACCTCATCTCCGGGCTCATCCGCGCCTCCGACCACGGCGAGCACCTCACCGAGAACGAAGCCGCGGCCATGTGCTTCGTACTACTGTTCGCCGGTTTCGAAACGACCATCAATCTGATCGGCAACGGCACGTACGCACTGCTTCGCAACCCAAAGCAGCGGCTGCGACTACAGAAGTCGATCGAGCGTGGTGAACATGAGCTACTCGACACCGGTATCGAAGAACTTCTCCGTTACGACGGCCCTGTCGAACTGGCCACCTGGCGCTACGCAACCGAGTCCCTCGACATGGGCGGACAGCGAATCGCTTCCGGTGATCCCGTGCTCGTGGTTCTCGCCGCTGCCGACCGTGATCCCGCCCGTTTCGAGAAGCCGGACACACTCGACCTCTCCCGCCGAGACAACCAGCACCTCGGCTACGGCCATGGCATCCACTACTGCATCGGCGCCCCGCTGGCCCGTCTCGAAGGCCGCACCGCTCTGGCCACCTTGCTGCGCCGTCTACCCGACCTACGGCTTGCTGCTGATCCCGCGGACTTGCGATGGCGAGGCGGCCTGATCATGCGCGGGTTGCGGAACCTCCCTGTGGAGTTCACGGCACGTTGA
- a CDS encoding transglycosylase family protein, protein MLSGNGRHRRPRQAPALIVAAGVTGSAIAIPLLGATSASAADGTTWDRVAECESGGAWSANSGNGYYGGLQLTQEKWESYGGLVYAPSADQASRSQQIAVAEKILDDQGLVAWPTCGPLNGLSRHSGDVEVDTGVVGDSPSSSGSSYSSGSSDSSESSESSGSPAASGSSGAEGSDSSAGSSSNESWKATKSDGSSGASRDSGGSDTVTGESDESDKYGQNGDSSGTSTGAGRHRGGTADEAATDDVTDGRTDGSSGRHASRGSGASRDAADGSYTVRAGDNLWAIADTLDLEGGWTELYAENKETVGADPDLILPGQSLAVGVEPDEK, encoded by the coding sequence ATGCTCTCCGGGAACGGCCGTCATCGTCGCCCCCGTCAGGCCCCGGCCCTCATCGTTGCCGCAGGGGTGACCGGATCGGCCATCGCGATCCCGTTGCTCGGCGCCACCAGTGCGAGCGCGGCCGACGGCACCACCTGGGACCGGGTCGCGGAGTGCGAGAGCGGTGGCGCCTGGAGTGCGAACAGCGGCAACGGGTATTACGGCGGGCTGCAGTTGACCCAGGAGAAGTGGGAGTCGTACGGCGGCCTCGTCTACGCCCCGAGCGCCGACCAGGCCAGCCGCTCGCAGCAGATAGCCGTCGCCGAGAAGATCCTCGACGACCAGGGCCTCGTCGCATGGCCGACGTGCGGACCGCTCAACGGGCTCAGCAGACACTCGGGCGACGTCGAGGTCGACACGGGGGTTGTGGGCGATTCGCCGAGCTCATCCGGTTCTTCGTATTCCTCTGGTTCCTCGGATTCATCCGAGTCGTCTGAGTCGTCTGGTTCACCCGCTGCGTCCGGTTCGTCCGGAGCGGAGGGCTCCGACTCCTCGGCCGGCTCCTCCTCGAATGAGAGCTGGAAAGCGACGAAGTCCGACGGCTCCTCCGGTGCCTCGCGGGATTCCGGCGGCTCGGACACGGTGACGGGTGAGAGTGACGAGTCGGACAAGTACGGCCAGAACGGCGACTCTTCGGGTACGTCGACCGGCGCCGGGCGCCACCGTGGCGGCACTGCCGACGAGGCCGCGACGGACGACGTGACCGACGGCCGTACGGACGGGTCTTCCGGGCGGCACGCCTCACGTGGCTCCGGCGCCTCCCGTGACGCCGCCGACGGCTCGTACACCGTGCGCGCCGGGGACAACCTCTGGGCGATTGCCGACACCCTTGACCTCGAGGGCGGATGGACCGAGCTGTACGCCGAGAACAAGGAGACGGTCGGCGCCGATCCCGACCTCATCCTCCCCGGTCAGAGCCTTGCAGTTGGTGTCGAACCGGACGAAAAGTAG